A region from the Ammospiza nelsoni isolate bAmmNel1 chromosome 1, bAmmNel1.pri, whole genome shotgun sequence genome encodes:
- the PXDC1 gene encoding PX domain-containing protein 1 — MASAVFEGTSLVNMYVRGCWVNGIRRLIISRRGDEEEFYEIRTEWSDRNILYLHRSYSDLGRLFKRLLDSFPEDRPELSRSPLLQGLITIKEAHDIEARLNEVEKLLKTIINMPWKYSRSEVVLTFFERSPLDQVLKNDNVHKIQPSFQSPVKISEIMRSNGFCLANTETIVIDHSIPNGKEKHLDVDSAEHLFESVSDFTSELEDSDDPTAYVTNLTYYHLVPFETDILD, encoded by the exons atGGCTTCGGCCGTGTTTGAGGGCACCTCGCTGGTGAACATGTACGTGCGGGGCTGCTGGGTGAACGGCATCCGGCGGCTCATCATCAGCCGGCGGGGCGACGAGGAGGAGTTCTACGAGATCCGCACTGAGTGGTCGGACCGCAACATCCTCTACCTGCACCGCAGCTACTCCGACCTCGGCCGCCTTTTCAAGCGGCTCCTCGACTCCTTCCCCGAGGACCGGCCCGAGCTGTCCCGCTCCCCCTTGCTCCAAG GGCTCATCACAATAAAAGAAGCCCATGATATAGAAGCCAGACTTAATGAAGTGGAAAAGCTTCTGAAGACTATTATAAACATGCCCTGGAAG taTTCAAGATCTGAAGTTGTCCTCACGTTCTTTGAGAGATCTCCTTTGGACCAAGTTCTAAAAAATGACAATGTCCATAAAATTCAGCCAAGTTTTCAAAGTCCAGTTAAAATATCAG AAATCATGCGATCAAATGGATTCTGTTTAGCCAACACTGAAACAATAGTCATTGACCACAGTATACCGAATGGGAAAGAGAAGCACCTGGATGTAGATTCAGCAGAACATTT GTTTGAAAGTGTTAGTGACTTTACCTCAGAGCTGGAAGACAGTGATGATCCAACAGCTTATGTCACCAATTTGACATACTACCACCTGGTCCCATTTGAGACTGACATTCTGGACTGA